The Corynebacterium sp. SCR221107 genome includes the window TAATAGACTTCAGTCCCATTTGCCCAGTTGTCTACTCTAATTTTTGCGATTGCCGCATTTGCATAAACAAATGCCACCTGAACTTTAAACAGTAAAAATGAATAGAAAGCTAGAAGGTAGCCAAGCCGACGTGTCGGGAATTGCTTGATGATCCATCTTGCCAAACCGAGGGTCAAGCAGAAGATACTCGCGATCAAGCCAATCTGATCGCCTCCGTCTGGAGTGATTGCCGTATTGTGTAGAGAGTAGAAGATCCACGCTACTCCAATAGAGGATGCCCCCAATATAGATGCTAAGCACAGTATCAGGCCTATAACTCTTGCAGCTTCGGGATGATCGCTGAGGATGAAGAACAAGGAAAGCTTGTTTATCCCTTCGAACACTGGATTGGGCACTTCGCCTATAAACCGCGGGGGAACTAGTTTATCCCCGGGCGTAAAAAGGAGTGTGGCACCGGCGCAAGCCGCGAGACCCGACCGAAAAACTGAGAAACTAGGGCCAATTACATTCGGCAAAAATACTTTAGATTTAAGGCCTGCTCGCGCAGTGTACGTCAATTCTTGCGAATCTGACGGCGATGATATCTTCATCAACATAGCTCCTATACATGAAATCAGCGGGCTTAGTTTCTAAGAGCATTATTTCTCCGCACAAACTGGGGCTTCTCGTAGTGGAATGCACGCTAAACTTGTCGCCACCTTCTACCTTTGCTTTCTGCAAGCATCTTGTAGGGGGGGCTAGGTCGGCACATGAAGTCCACTGTTCATCGGAAAGTTGGCTCTGGAGAGATCCAACTTCCACGCCTTGAGCCCGTCCCTCTCGATTTAGTCCAAAGAAATTCACCCAGCGAGAAGTCGGTAGGTGCGAGAGTGGCAAACCATCCTTGCTCCAAGGAGTTACCAAGGGCTCTTGGGCGCTTCTAGTGAAGAAACCCCACCCTTGGGGGAAAACATGGCCTTGTATACTTTCCCATTTCGTCCCCTTCCAGGGGGGATCGAACGCCAATGTAGGTAGTGCTGTAAACGTCATTGTTAAAAAGAGCACTGAAAACACGAAACTCAGGATGTAATGGGAACTCCTCCGCAGAGGCACTGCTGTCGATGATCTATTCCCTGAGATCACGGGGCGTAAGTCTCCAAGATCGCTGTAACAACTCGCTGACGCTCCAGACTTGCCTGCTCCTCGGAAATGACAGCCCTGGACTCAGCGAGCTTAACCTTATGATGGACAAGCGCATACGTCTCAATATTTACGGCCGCACCGTAGTTGACCAAAACAGCGACTGCCCAGGCAAAAACGAATGCGCATTGTGGGGATGCGTTTGCGCCTGAATTGTTTAGGTCATTTTCAAGGGACTGGGTAATGAGATCGCTTCCTCGTTCGAGCGCCCTTTCGATCCGATAAGGGTTTCCAGTCGCGATTTCATTGTTGAAGCCCTCTACAAAACCAGGCTCCATGGACTCAACCTGGGTCCTCACCTTTAGGTGAAGTTCATCATCCTCGCGGGATGCCTCCTTTTCTTTAGCTAATGAAGCGTAAATGGGATCTTTTAGGTTCTTTGCGAGGATCTTAGCGTTGGGGCCATTGCCGAAAAATATTTCATCAAAAGCATGGTCCGTTTTTGAAGTATTGGACGATTCTTGTGCTTGGTTTCCCAAACCTCTGGACATTTCTCCAGTGTGCCGCGTTGTTACCCTCCCTTCGTCGTCTTCCTTATTCCATACATCCTGGGCATTGGCTGTTGCCCCTGCGAAGACTGCGCTTGCAGTTACAAGGGCAAGACCGGTGAGACGTTTTCTGTTCTTCACTTAAAATCTTCCTTCATGAATGCGGTGTGAGAAAGGGAGGTGTAGCCTTGAAAAGTTTAAGGTGGTTCTACCACAATTAGGTTTGCAAAATGGATGATTTTTCAGAAAGGTTCTCAATTCGGATTGCTGCCTTAAGGTCCTAATGTGTGTATAGCGTACAGCCATACGTACATCACCACCCCAACCTGTTCCCGCTGTACGTTAGGGTCAAATCTCCCATTGTTTGACAGTTGTCCGGTTAGGTCTTAGACTTATCCGTACACACCACGGCAACGAAGGGACTAGGACAATGGCAGTGATCGGATACCAGCGCGTTAGCTCTGTAGGCCAAAACGAGCAGCGGCAATTAGAAGGCATCCACGTCGATGAGATGTTTACCGACAAGGCAAGCGGCAAGGATGCGAACCGTCCACAGCTGCAAGAAGCCATCCGCTACGCACGCAAAGGCGATACCTTCACCGTCCACAGCATGGACAGGCTGGCGCGTAACATCGTTGACCTTCGCACCATCGTCGAGGAACTGAACGGCAAGGGTGTCGCTGTCCGATTCATCAAAGAAAATTTGGAGTTCACCGGCGAAGACTCCCCTATGTCCAACTTGCTCCTGAACATGTTGGGAGCCGTAGCAGAGTTTGAACGTTCCATGATTAAGGAGCGACAAGCCGAAGGCATTGCCATCGCAAAGGCACAGGGCAAGTACAAGGGCCGCAAGCCATCGCTGTCTCCAGAGCAGATGCAGCAAGTGCGACAGCTCAAAGCCGAAGGCGAAAGCATCTCTGCCATCGCCAAACAGTTCGGAGT containing:
- a CDS encoding SdpA family antimicrobial peptide system protein — protein: MTFTALPTLAFDPPWKGTKWESIQGHVFPQGWGFFTRSAQEPLVTPWSKDGLPLSHLPTSRWVNFFGLNREGRAQGVEVGSLQSQLSDEQWTSCADLAPPTRCLQKAKVEGGDKFSVHSTTRSPSLCGEIMLLETKPADFMYRSYVDEDIIAVRFARIDVHCASRP
- a CDS encoding recombinase family protein — protein: MAVIGYQRVSSVGQNEQRQLEGIHVDEMFTDKASGKDANRPQLQEAIRYARKGDTFTVHSMDRLARNIVDLRTIVEELNGKGVAVRFIKENLEFTGEDSPMSNLLLNMLGAVAEFERSMIKERQAEGIAIAKAQGKYKGRKPSLSPEQMQQVRQLKAEGESISAIAKQFGVSRPSIYRALED